Proteins from one Coturnix japonica isolate 7356 chromosome 5, Coturnix japonica 2.1, whole genome shotgun sequence genomic window:
- the CARS1 gene encoding cysteine--tRNA ligase, cytoplasmic isoform X1, with translation MAAAPAEQASSYSFILSISEEEARVKALNEYLSTRSYIQGFTFSHADVEVFRKFSGPPVDQYFHVVRWYRHIEAIYDGSSEKNDPCKLQTSKGKRVQPPWSPPEGTKHSRLCLYNSLTRNKEIFQPQNGKKVTWYCCGPTVYDASHMGHARSYISFDILRRILRDYFKFDVFYCMNITDIDDKIIKRTRQNYLFEQYRKNKSTPAQLLEDVKTASELFSVKLSETTDPDKRQMLEKIQNAVKSAFDPLQEAVQAKLPAEEISRCHEILLEEAKDLLSDWLDSKFGSQVTDNSIFSELPKFWEGEFHKDMEALNVLPPDVLTRVSEYVPEIVAFVKKIVDNGYGYVSNGSVYFDTVKFDSSEKHSYAKLVPEAVGDQKALQEGEGDLSISADRLCEKHSPNDFALWKSSKPGEPSWDSPWGKGRPGWHIECSAMAGSILGESMDIHGGGFDLRFPHHDNELAQSEAYFENDNWVRYFLHTGHLTIAGCKMSKSLKNFITIKDALKKHTARQLRLAFLMHSWKDTLDYSSNTMESAIQYEKFMNEFFLNVKDILRAPTDVTGQFQKWENQEAELNKNFYDKKAAIHEALCDNVDTRSVLEEMRSLVSQSNSYIAAKKSARQMPNRLLLENISCYLTQMLKIFGAIEGDDAIGFPVGGNSQNINIESTVMPYLQVLSEFREGVRQIAREKKVTEVLQLSDALRDDILPELGVRFEDHEGLPTVVKLVDKDTLLKEREEKKKIEEEKKRKKEEAARKKQEQEAAKLAKMKIPPHEMFKSEHDKYSKFDENGFPTHDTEGKELSKGQTKKLKKLYETQEKLYKEYLQMVQNGSAN, from the exons CTTCCAGCTACAGTTTTATTCTGAGCATTAGTGAAGAGGAAGCCAGGGTGAAGGCTTTGAACGAGTACCTGAGCACTCGTAGTTATATCCAGGGGTTCACATTTTCACATGCAGATGTGGAGGTGTTCAGAAAGTTTTCGGGGCCACCTGTGGACCAGTATTTCCATGTTGTCCGGTGGTACAGACACATAGAAGCAATCTATGAtggcagcagtgaaaaaaatgaCCCTTGTAAACTTCAAACAA GTAAAGGCAAGCGTGTGCAGCCCCCTTGGTCTCCTCCTGAAGGGACAAAGCATTCTAGACTCTGCCTCTACAACAGCTTGACTCGCAATAAG gaaatatttcagccgcagaatggaaaaaaagtcacatGGTATTGCTGTGGTCCAACAGTATATGATGCTTCTCACATGGGACATGCCAG GTCATACATCTCCTTTGATATCCTGAGAAGAATCTTAAgggattattttaaatttgatgtTTTCTATTGTATGAATATTACGGATATTGATGATAAG atcaTCAAGAGAACAAGACAAAATTACCTTTTCGAACAGTATAGGAAGAACAAATCAACGCCAGCTCAGCTACTTGAAGATGTTAAAACTGCCTCAGAG CTCTTTTCAGTTAAATTAAGTGAGACAACAGACCCAGATAAAAGGCAGATGTTGGAAAAAATTCAGAATGCAGTGAAGTCTGCTTTTGACCCTCTACAAGAAGCTGTGCAAGCAAAACTCCCTGCAGAAGAGATCAGCAGATGTCATGAG ATACTATTGGAAGAAGCCAAAGATTTACTGTCTGACTGGCTGGACTCAAAATTTGGCAGCCAAGTGACTGACAATTCCATATTCTCAGAGCTCCCCAAATTCTGGGAAGGGGAATTTCATAAAGACATGGAAGCTCTCAAC GTCTTACCTCCAGATGTTTTAACGCGGGTTAGTGAATATGTGCCAGAAATTGTGGCATTTGTGAAAAAGATTGTGGATAATGGTTACGG GTATGTGTCCAATGGATCTGTATACTTTGATACTGTGAAGTTTGATTCCAGTGAAAAACACTCCTATGCTAAATTGGTTCCTGAAGCTGTAGGTGATCAGAAAGCTCTTCAAGAGGGTGAAG gtGACCTGAGTATCTCAGCGGATCGCCTATGTGAGAAGCATTCTCCAAATGATTTTGCTCTGTGGAAATCCTCCAAGCCAGGGGAGCCCTCATGGGACTCTCCATGGGGAAAG GGACGGCCAGGTTGGCACATTGAATGTTCTGCAATGGCTGGATCCATTCTAGGAGAGTCGATGGACATACATGGAGGAGGGTTTGATCTCCGATTTCCTCACCATGACAATGAACTGGCACAATCTGAG gcATACTTTGAAAACGATAACTGGGTGCGGTATTTTCTGCATACTGGCCACTTAACGATAGCTGGCTGTAAAATGTCCAAATCTTTGAAGAATTTTATCACTATAAAAGATGCACTGAAGAAACATACAG CACGACAGTTACGATTGGCTTTCCTCATGCACTCTTGGAAGGATACACTGGATTATTCAAGTAATACCATGGAGTCGGCTATTCAGTATGAGAAGTTTATGAAT GAgttctttttaaatgtgaaggATATTCTTCGAGCTCCCACTGATGTGACGGGCCAGtttcagaaatgggaaaatcaGGAAGCGGAGCTGAACAAAAA tttttATGACAAGAAGGCAGCGATTCATGAAGCACTGTGTGACAATGTTGACACTCGCTCTGTCTTAGAAGAAATGCGTTCGTTAGTCAGTCAGTCAAACTCCTATATTGCTGCAAAGAAATCTGCCAGACAAATGCCAAACAGACTTCTTTTAGAAAACATCAGTTGCTATCTCACTCAAATGCTTAAG ATTTTTGGTGCCATAGAAGGTGATGATGCAATTGGTTTTCCTGTTGGAGGAAACAGTCAAAACATAAAT ATTGAATCTACAGTGATGCCATACCTACAAGTTCTTTCAGAGTTCAGAGAAGGAGTGAGACAAATtgccagagagaaaaaag TAACTGAAGTGCTGCAGTTGAGTGATGCTCTTCGAGATGACATCCTCCCTGAACTTGGTGTTCGATTTGAAGATCATGAAG GACTTCCAACTGTGGTTAAACTAGTGGATAAAGACACATtattgaaagaaagagaagaaaagaaaaag attgaagaagagaagaaaaggaagaaagaagaagcagccagaaaaaaacaagagcagGAA